The DNA window TATACAATAGTTTAAAATTGGCTGATTACATTGTATTGTTCACTTTTGGACACCAGGTTGTCCATTATTGAATTTTCTGTTAACAGCCGGGTTTGAGGCTGTCGTTTTAGGTAAATCAGATAAGGTTGGAAATATTAAAACCTGCTGGTCTTTCTGAATACCAGTGGAGAAATATTCATTTTAGTCTTGAATAATTTAGAAAAAGACTGCGGATATTCAAACCCCAGTTCAAAAGCGATTTCATTTACAGACAGATCTGTCATCATCAGTCTTTCCTTTGCCCTCTCTATGATCTTATCTTGTATGTGTTGTTGTGTGCTGCTACCAGTAAGTGTTTTGAGCAGACCGCTCAGATAATTAGGTGAAATATTCAGCTGGCTGGAAATATCCTTTACTGTGGGTATCCCGTTTTCTTCCAGTGCTTCCTGAGAAAAAGCCTTTTCCAGCAATGCTTCCAGTTGTCTTACGATACCATGGTGGGTGATCTTACGGGTAATGAACTGCCGCTGGTAAAAGCGCTCTGAATATCCCAACAGGGATTCGATAAGCGGAATTATTATGCCCTGGCTGAATTTATCGATGTTAGTGCTATATTCCTGCTCAATATTCTTAAACAATCCGTGGATAGTCTGCTCTTCACTATCGGAGAGGAACAGGGCTTCGTTAACTGAATAATCAAAAAACTCACATTGCCTTATCTTCAATGAAAGAGGATGGTTCCAGAGAAAGTCCGGATGGAGCAACAGCATCCATCCGGACCGATTCATTTCTTCCACCTGATCGGCATTAAAGCTAAATACCTGTCCTGGTGCTATAAAATTCATCACCCCTTTATCAAAATCATATTCCTGCTGTCCATACTTCATTTTCACGCAAGCCCGCGCAAATCTGCTCATACCTATAAAATAGCAGTCAGTGGTGGCCACTATATCTACCGGCTTAGGTAGCTCCTTTAGTTCAGCAATATTGAGTACGCTGATAAGTGGATGTTTGGTATCAGGCAGGCCTTTCAGCTGCAATAGCTGCTGAATGCTTTTTATTCTCAGGGGAAGGTTTCCGGCCATAACATTAGTTTTGATGGTACCAGGTAGCGTATTCCCTGGCAAAATCCCGCAGTTTTCGTTTTCCTAATATAGGTCTGTTAAGGTAATAATCCTGCTGTGCTTTCCCATTATGCATATTTTCCTGCATTTCTACCAATAATCCGGCCACCTCAGGTGATATGCCGGTAGCTTCGAGTGTTTGTTTTACCTGTTCGCCGGGAAGTGCTATCCATGGGAGGTGAGGTATTCCAATGGCTTCTCCTATAATTTGTGCTGCCTGTGTACAGGTAAGTTCCTCGCTGGCCACGTATAACACTTTCAAGCCCGCAGCTGCCGGGGTATTGATCTCTCCCGTGATAGCAGCAGCGATGTCTTCAGGAGCCACAAAAGCTATCAGATCTTCTCCGCCATAATTGGATACAATCATGCCCTGGTGCCGGATCATATCTTTAAGATGATAGAAATTAGTGTAAAAAGGTCCCGGTCGCACAAGGGTAACAGATACTTCTTTAAGGGCCTCAAACTTCTTCTCCGGCTGGATAGAAGTCAGCAGGTGAGAGATCCACCCCGAGAGCACTATTACACGCTTTACGCCGGTTTCCCTGATAGCCTGGATATAATTATCCATGTTGCTGTCCCATGCATCCAGGTCTCGTGTTGCAAAATCCAGTGGGTTCATACAGTAAACCACATCTGCCCCTGTAAAGGTTTTAATAAGGAAAGAAAGGTCCTGGATACTGCCAATAGCTGGTTGAGCACCGATGGCCTGTATCCGGGCCTGTTTATTGGGATCTGTACTGATGAGAGTGATCTGGTGACCTTCCTTCACCAGCATTTCAGCAAGTGGTTTACTGATATTCCCCAGCGAGCCGGTAAGTACGATTTTCATTTTCGAGAATTTAATGTAACCCAAAGTTCACTCGCGGCGACGGGGGAAAAGTGTTCAGATCTCAGAAAATTGAATGAAAATCACTGGCGACAACTATGCAGGTTTTTGAGGGAAACATTTATTCAGTACTTACTTTTAGTGAAAGCTCATTACGCATAAACCAGGTAGAGTCTCCTGCATAACAAACTTCTTTCTTGCGGGAAAAAGTTGTTTTACTTATTCGATAGGTAAAACGTAATAGTGCCGCTTTATCATCATCAAACCCGTCTTTCTCGGTCACAAACTTCAAGGTTCCTTCGGGCAATAATGTCCGCTCTTTGACGCGCTCTCCGTCAATATCCTGTCCATCTTTAGCGATCGTAATGACCTGCAGATTATCATGTGAGGGCTCTTTGGGATAAGAAGTTTTAAAATCGTAACAACCAGTTCCTCTTGCTGAAG is part of the Chitinophaga flava genome and encodes:
- a CDS encoding helix-turn-helix domain-containing protein; this encodes MAGNLPLRIKSIQQLLQLKGLPDTKHPLISVLNIAELKELPKPVDIVATTDCYFIGMSRFARACVKMKYGQQEYDFDKGVMNFIAPGQVFSFNADQVEEMNRSGWMLLLHPDFLWNHPLSLKIRQCEFFDYSVNEALFLSDSEEQTIHGLFKNIEQEYSTNIDKFSQGIIIPLIESLLGYSERFYQRQFITRKITHHGIVRQLEALLEKAFSQEALEENGIPTVKDISSQLNISPNYLSGLLKTLTGSSTQQHIQDKIIERAKERLMMTDLSVNEIAFELGFEYPQSFSKLFKTKMNISPLVFRKTSRF
- a CDS encoding NmrA family NAD(P)-binding protein, which gives rise to MKIVLTGSLGNISKPLAEMLVKEGHQITLISTDPNKQARIQAIGAQPAIGSIQDLSFLIKTFTGADVVYCMNPLDFATRDLDAWDSNMDNYIQAIRETGVKRVIVLSGWISHLLTSIQPEKKFEALKEVSVTLVRPGPFYTNFYHLKDMIRHQGMIVSNYGGEDLIAFVAPEDIAAAITGEINTPAAAGLKVLYVASEELTCTQAAQIIGEAIGIPHLPWIALPGEQVKQTLEATGISPEVAGLLVEMQENMHNGKAQQDYYLNRPILGKRKLRDFAREYATWYHQN